A single region of the Mugil cephalus isolate CIBA_MC_2020 chromosome 4, CIBA_Mcephalus_1.1, whole genome shotgun sequence genome encodes:
- the LOC125006183 gene encoding amphoterin-induced protein 1-like has translation MMGVSVWISQLVTVAALRRRSFIAVVFLALLLPTARAKGQSLLKRLDCRTCVCASNIISCSKADLKVVPTSLPKYTAVLDLSFNSITRLPAEWTPYSLSSLHTLVLRNNGLNFLSSEAFVYVSKLRYLDLSSNGIILLDEFIFEPLEHLEVLLLYNNSISQIDRTAFSSLSALQRLYLSQNQISRFPLELVKERSRLETLRLLDVSSNRIKSLSLRELQALPAWIKNGLYFHNNPLTCSCELYQLVAEWLLKDLSSATDYKKNHTCMIPGQQKEKMVVLDLNKVYLNCSEVKILNEQAYLEQFLVLDCDTKQKDPEKRWALPGNIPLPPVSKTAVMRRDSSLQIGPLKAEDSGVYTCYAVGDAFNETLYVTVEVFNFTNSGGLENLKTAYTTLVGCLVTIVMVFIYLYVTPCRCACCPGQDLEKSVESLHSSTVSLPHAHEETGQERVEGLGFPYRHVPFQDPKDQLEHNGRLNPIGEEDEEWQGDDRERRRSDAESVSSVCSDTPMVV, from the coding sequence ATGATGGGGGTCTCCGTCTGGATTTCTCAGCTTGTCACCGTAGCAGCCTTGAGGAGGAGAAGCTTCATCGCAGTTGTGTTTCTTGCTTTATTGTTGCCAACGGCGAGAGCCAAGGGGCAGTCATTGTTGAAGCGCCTGGATTGCCGGACCTGCGTGTGTGCCAGCAACATCATCAGTTGCTCCAAGGCTGATCTGAAGGTGGTTCCCACCAGTCTTCCAAAATATACGGCTGTCCTGGACCTCAGCTTCAACTCGATCACCAGGCTTCCTGCTGAGTGGACTCCTTACAGTCTCAGCAGTCTGCACACTTTGGTACTCAGGAACAACGGCCTCAACTTCCTCTCCTCTGAGgcgtttgtgtatgtgtcaaaGCTCCGTTACCTGGACCTCTCCTCTAATGGAATCATCCTGCTGGACGAGTTCATCTTCGAGCCACTGGAGCACCTGGAGGTGCTGCTGCTTTATAACAACAGCATCTCTCAAATAGATCGCACTGCCTTCTCTTCCCTCAGTGCCCTGCAGAGGCTCTATCTGAGCCAAAACCAGATCTCACGCTTCCCCTTGGAGCTGGTGAAGGAGCGAAGTCGCCTGGAGACTCTGAGGCTTCTGGACGTTTCCTCTAACCGAATTAAATCCCTGTCTCTGCGTGAGCTTCAGGCCCTGCCCGCCTGGATCAAGAACGGCCTGTACTTCCACAACAACCCCCTGACATGCAGCTGTGAGCTGTACCAGCTTGTGGCGGAGTGGCTCCTCAAGGACCTCAGCTCAGCCACTGACTACAAGAAAAACCACACTTGCATGATACCAGGCCAGCAGAAGGAAAAGATGGTCGTACTGGATCTTAACAAGGTCTATTTGAACTGCAGTGAAGTGAAAATTCTGAATGAGCAGGCTTATCTGGAGCAGTTCTTGGTACTAGATTGTGACACCAAGCAGAAGGACCCGGAGAAGAGATGGGCTCTGCCAGGAAACATTCCTCTGCCTCCAGTGAGCAAGACCGCAGTGATGCGTCGCGACAGCAGCCTCCAGATTGGTCCCCTGAAGGCAGAAGACTCAGGAGTCTACACCTGCTATGCTGTAGGTGATGCTTTCAACGAGACACTGTATGTAACCGTAGAGGTGTTCAACTTCACCAACAGCGGAGGACTGGAGAATCTAAAAACGGCCTACACCACCCTCGTCGGATGTCTGGTCACCATAGTTATGGTTTTCATCTACCTCTACGTCACACCCTGTCGCTGCGCTTGTTGTCCGGGACAGGACCTGGAGAAAAGCGTGGAGAGCCTCCACTCCTCGACTGTCAGCCTCCCTCATGCGCACGAGGAGACAGGGCAAGAAAGAGTGGAGGGCCTGGGATTCCCCTACAGACATGTGCCCTTTCAGGACCCCAAGGATCAGCTGGAGCATAACGGGAGGTTGAATCCGATAggtgaggaagatgaggagtGGCAGGGGGATgacagggagagaaggaggtCTGATGCTGAGTCTGTCAGCTCTGTGTGCTCCGATACCCCCATGGTGGTGTAA
- the LOC125006889 gene encoding pepsin A-like isoform X2 produces MKRFCTVLAFLAFLVVSHAIHRIPLIRGKSAKDLLEEKGLFEEYRKKFSYNPSARFLSGSDLNVLPLTFDPYLTYYGVIGIGTPPQSFKILFDTGSSDLWVPSLNCTSPSCDNHAKFNSSASYTFQANSRPFHISYGSGFVSGSTGYDTVKVGNIYVRNQLFGLTETEALFLGFMPWDGILGLAFPGLSQEGGTPVFNNMWNQGHLLQYMFSIYLTSSVEGSMLILGGTDPAYYAGSIQWIPLYHASNFWNILVESITINGNIVACSAGCEAIVDSGTSEIIGPSRDIDNINGWLGANTNQYDEAVVGCDTSKLLPDIVFKINGYSFSLPASAYIIQTGSGCRTGFATGSWILGEVFMRHFYTAFDVGNNMVGFAQAV; encoded by the exons GATTCCCTTGATTAGAGGGAAGTCAGCCAAGGACCTGCTGGAGGAGAAAGGCCTCTTTGAAGAGTACAGGAAGAAGTTTTCATACAATCCATCTGCAAGGTTTCTTTCCGGAAGTGACCTGAATGTGTTGcccttgacctttgacccttaT CTCACGTATTACGGAGTGATCGGCATCGGGACTCCACCTCAGTCATTTAAAATCCTGTTTGACACCGGCTCCTCTGACCTGTGGGTTCCCTCTTTGAACTGCACCAGCCCTTCCTGTG acaATCACGCGAAATTCAACAGCTCAGCGTCCTACACGTTTCAGGCCAATTCCAGGCCGTTCCACATTTCATACGGCAGTGGGTTTGTTTCAGGGAGCACAGGCTACGACACCGTAAAG GTAGGCAATATCTATGTGAGGAACCAGCTGTTTGGCCTCACTGAGACAGAGGCCCTTTTCCTGGGGTTTATGCCCTGGGATGGGATTCTCGGACTCGCCTTCCCGGGCTTGTCACAGGAGGGAGGCACACCCGTGTTTAACAACATGTGGAACCAAGGCCATCTCCTCCAGTACATGTTCTCCATCTACCTGACCAG CTCCGTAGAGGGCAGCATGTTAATTCTGGGAGGAACAGACCCGGCATATTACGCCGGAAGCATTCAGTGGATTCCCCTGTATCACGCTTCTAACTTTTGGAACATCCTAGTAGAAAG CATCACTATCAATGGGAACATCGTTGCCTGCTCTGCGGGCTGTGAGGCAATAGTTGACTCTGGTACGTCTGAAATCATCGGCCCAAGCAGAGATATCGACAACATCAACGGCTGGTTGGGAGCCAACACCAACCAGTACGACGAA GCCGTCGTCGGTTGCGACACCTCTAAACTGTTGCCCGACATTGTCTTCAAAATCAACGGCTACAGCTTCTCTCTTCCTGCATCGGCCTACATCATACAG actGGGTCCGGGTGCAGGACGGGGTTTGCGACCGGCTCCTGGATCCTGGGCGAGGTGTTCATGCGGCATTTCTACACGGCCTTCGACGTCGGCAACAACATGGTGGGCTTTGCTCAGGCTGTGTGA